The Balneolaceae bacterium genome segment ACCTCGGGGTCGTGGTTGGCCTCCACATCGGGAACCTCCTCGGTCGCCAGCTGCACATATTCGTCGGTGTCAAGGTGGTAGACGGCGCGGTAGAGCTGGCCCTTGCGCTGGTTCCAGGTCTCCCGCTCATGGGTCTTGATCAGCGGATCGTCCCAGTGCCACACGTCCACGCTCTTCTCATCGAGAATCTCCTGCATGTCGTAGGGATCCGCCTCCCCCTCGTCCTCTTCACCGCTGTCGCCCGAGCCCGGCAGGTCGGCCTCCATCAGCTCGCGGTTCTGCACGCCGAAGAAGAGGCGGTTGTTGTCGCGGGTCCACTCCAGGTCGTTGTCCGAGCGCAGCCACCACTGTTCGGGCACCTCGGAGCCGGCCACCAGCGTGCGCGTCTGCATGCCGTCGGAAGACCAGAGCTGCAGGTCGGCCGTACCGCTGAAGTAGGTGGAATCGAGGGGCGCCGAGGTAAAGGCCAGCCGTCCCGTGTCGTGGTCCCATGCCAGGTTGTCGAAGAGCGCGTCCTCCATGGCGGCCGCGGTGTGGGTTGCTCCGCCGCCGGAGAGCTCCCGCAGGTAGAGTCCGTTGCCGGAGCCGGAAGTGTCGACTACGCTGTAGGAGAGCCAGGTTGAGGTGCTGTCGAAGGCCATGTCGGAGACGAAGGAGAGCTCCTCGTTGGCGCCCGACTGCAGGTTCATAAGCCGCAGCGGGGCTCCCAGGTGACCGTTGTCGTCGTAGGCCTCGGAAACGGAATCGGCCAGCATCCTGCGGATGGCCAGCCAGCGTCCGTCCTCGGAAAACTGGAAGGAGCTCACGCTGTCGATCTCCTGCACGTCGCCGCTGCCGGTGTTCAGCAGGAACATGCCCTGCACGGGGGCGTCGTCCCCTTCGGCGCCGAAAGGCACCTCGCGGTAGGCCCCCACCCACTGCCCGTCGGGCGTAATGGCGGGGTCCTCGCCCAGTTCAAGGGTATAGCCGGTGTCCCCCTCCACGCTGCGCACGCGCACCTCCCCGTCCCCGCGGTCGGGCCAGACCTCATAGGCCAGCCACTGGCCGTTGCCGGAGATCACCTCGCCGGAAAGGTCCTCCCAGCGCATGATGTCTTCGAAGGTGAGCTGCCGGTCCTGGGCCTGCAGGGCGCCGGAGCAGAAGAGGGTGAGCAGGAGGAGAGTGCCGAAAAAGCTAGTGGGTTTCATGGTGGGGAATTGAATTCCAGGTTGCTACTAAAAAAACGTATTTCCCCCACAGATACAATCTTTTGGAGCTAAGAAGGTTGTTGCGTTACTTCACAGTGCGCGGCGTCAATCAGTTTAATCGACTATGGAATTCACCTACCAGGACCTGATCGCAGACTTCGAGGAGGCCGGCAGGTCGGCCGAGAATTTTCTGTCCTCCCTCTCGGACGAACACTTCCGAACGAGTCCCGCTCCCGGACGCTGGTCGCCCGCCGAATGCTTCGACCACCTTCTGCACTTCAATCGCAACTACCTCAGGAGCATGCGGGAGGCCGACGATGGCCTGGAGCCCGCCGCGGCCCCGGCCAAGAAAGCCTTCCGTCCCAGGCTGCCCGCGCGCTGGGTAGTCTCCTTCTTCGAGCCGCCCTACAAAATGAAGGTCAAAACCCTGGATCCCTTCAAACCCGGCGAGGCCGTGGACCTGGACCGCGAGGAGATCCTGGCAGATTACCTTGAGCTGCAGCAAACCTTCATCGGGCGGATCCGGGAGGAGGTTCGCGGACAACGCGACCTGGAGCAGGTGGGCGTGCGCCACCCCCTCTTTCCGTGGCTGCGCATGAGTCTTGTAGAATGCTATGCTGTTATCCTGGCTCACCAAAGGCGACATCTTTGGCAGGCTCAAAAAGCTTTAAAGTCTTTAAAGTCTATCAAGTCATAAAGTCGGAAAGTCTGACTTCAAGTCATAAAGTCTATAAAGTCAGAAAGTCTTGAAGTCGGGGAGTTGCAGGCGGCATCCACCACCGTTTGAACGCGTCGTTTGCCTGTCACCTGGCTGAACTCTTTCTCAGGTACCGCACGAAGGCCAGGCAGAGAAAGCGGACGTCCGATGCCTTGGCAAAGGCCTGGCCGAATTCCTCCTTGTCGATATACTTCTGGTCCACCGCCACATAGAGCAGGCTCTTCACTTCTTCGCATGAGCTCTGGGCGATATCCAGGAAGCGTATAAATTCCCGGTCCGAAAAGCGCGCGAATCCCTCCGCAATATTACTCATGGACGACACGGCAGCCTTCCGTATCTGGTCTTTCAGTCCAAAATCGTGAACAAACGACGCATTCCTGGTAAGATCATATACCAAATGCACAAGGTCTCTTGCAGCGGTCCAGCATTCCAGATCTTCAAACGATTCGATGCGACTCATGGCTCCTTTTTTGGTATCTGCGATGGGTTGATGGGTGAAATATTTATGGGTATGTACGTTGAGGGTGCGTACGTTGAGAGTGTGTACAATGATGGTACCTATATCAATCCGGCACATCCAATCGAAGCACGGTACCTCTCATCAGACCCGGGCGGACGCCTGCACTTACGCAACCTCTTCACTCATTTATCGAATACTCCCCCGACTTCCAGACTTATCAGACTTCTAGACTTCTAGACTTCCAGACTTATCAGACTTTCTGACTTATCAGACTTTTAGGACTTATAAGACTTCATATAGTGTTAGGGCCATGAACGACAATAACCCGAAGGCCAACGGCACACCCGAGCTATGATCGACCTGGACCAATTTGACGCCGACGCCTTCCAGGCGCGCTACGACATCATGGAGGCGGCCATCCCCGCCTACCTGGAGAAAGGCATGGATTTCACCCTCAAGGAG includes the following:
- a CDS encoding four helix bundle protein, with translation MCRIDIGTIIVHTLNVRTLNVHTHKYFTHQPIADTKKGAMSRIESFEDLECWTAARDLVHLVYDLTRNASFVHDFGLKDQIRKAAVSSMSNIAEGFARFSDREFIRFLDIAQSSCEEVKSLLYVAVDQKYIDKEEFGQAFAKASDVRFLCLAFVRYLRKSSAR
- a CDS encoding DinB family protein, producing the protein MEFTYQDLIADFEEAGRSAENFLSSLSDEHFRTSPAPGRWSPAECFDHLLHFNRNYLRSMREADDGLEPAAAPAKKAFRPRLPARWVVSFFEPPYKMKVKTLDPFKPGEAVDLDREEILADYLELQQTFIGRIREEVRGQRDLEQVGVRHPLFPWLRMSLVECYAVILAHQRRHLWQAQKALKSLKSIKS